In a single window of the Limnochorda sp. L945t genome:
- a CDS encoding biotin--[acetyl-CoA-carboxylase] ligase, translating into MFASTAPSAPMVALRRALQPGQPISGQSLARSLGVSRTAVWKMLEDLRAWGYRIDAAPRRGYRLVSAPDLPLPWEVAMALPPSLAGLPVHFFPVVGSTNDEARRLAEAGAPAGTVVVADRQTSGRGRRGRTWLSPPGGLYFSVLLRPQLEPRLVALLSLASAVAVTRAVQSAVPGAGARVKWPNDVIAGGRKLAGILAELSADQETVRFAVIGIGINVETPELDPARAGGGLPPIGLRQLGWTQPRAEVLGRVLAALHRLLGGFEPGQLPAAALVAEASSLLAWKGEEVEVRTPFGSWQGRLAGLAGDGALVLERPGGARQSLYAGDVTLREAGGPPAADPGGPGSIERGG; encoded by the coding sequence TTGTTCGCTTCCACGGCCCCATCCGCGCCCATGGTGGCGCTGCGCCGGGCGCTGCAGCCCGGGCAGCCGATCTCCGGGCAGTCGCTGGCCCGGTCCCTGGGCGTGAGCCGCACCGCGGTCTGGAAGATGCTCGAAGATCTCCGGGCCTGGGGGTACCGGATCGACGCGGCGCCCCGCCGGGGTTACCGGTTGGTTTCGGCTCCCGATCTGCCGCTTCCCTGGGAGGTCGCCATGGCGCTGCCCCCCTCCCTGGCCGGCCTGCCCGTTCACTTCTTTCCCGTGGTAGGCTCCACCAACGACGAGGCCCGAAGGCTGGCCGAGGCAGGAGCCCCCGCCGGCACCGTCGTGGTAGCCGACCGGCAGACGAGCGGCCGGGGCCGCCGGGGACGTACCTGGCTGTCGCCGCCGGGCGGACTCTACTTCTCCGTCCTGCTACGTCCGCAACTCGAACCGCGCCTCGTCGCTCTCCTCTCCCTGGCCAGCGCCGTCGCCGTGACCAGGGCGGTCCAAAGCGCCGTACCGGGCGCCGGTGCCCGGGTCAAGTGGCCCAACGACGTGATCGCGGGCGGCCGCAAGCTCGCCGGCATCCTGGCCGAGCTCTCGGCGGATCAGGAGACCGTGCGCTTCGCCGTGATAGGGATCGGGATCAACGTGGAGACGCCGGAGCTCGACCCTGCCCGGGCAGGCGGGGGACTCCCTCCGATAGGGTTGCGGCAACTGGGGTGGACACAGCCCCGGGCGGAAGTCCTGGGCCGGGTGCTGGCAGCCCTCCATCGTCTCCTGGGAGGCTTCGAGCCCGGGCAACTACCGGCGGCGGCTCTCGTCGCCGAGGCCTCTTCCCTGCTCGCGTGGAAGGGCGAGGAGGTGGAGGTCCGGACGCCCTTCGGCTCGTGGCAAGGACGGCTCGCCGGGCTGGCGGGAGACGGCGCGCTGGTGCTGGAACGACCCGGCGGAGCCCGCCAGAGCTTGTACGCGGGAGACGTGACGCTGCGGGAAGCGGGGGGACCCCCGGCCGCCGACCCCGGCGGGCCGGGGTCCATCGAACGAGGAGGTTGA
- a CDS encoding biotin transporter BioY, whose protein sequence is MMSSVASPSTLSQWTRAAMAASLVAVLAQVAIPLPFTPVPVTLQVLGVLLTAIVLPPRAAGWAMALYLALGAAGVPVFAGSSGGPGVLLGPTGGYLWGFPVAAVAASALYRMPFCRARVRAPATAAAVAAGAAVAIIYLAGASQLALVLGLNARRAVAMGVVPFIGWDLAKAAAAALVGPAVERALTRAPARAPDPRAPARPA, encoded by the coding sequence ATGATGTCGTCCGTCGCTTCGCCCTCGACACTGTCGCAGTGGACCCGGGCCGCCATGGCCGCGTCGCTCGTCGCGGTCCTGGCCCAGGTCGCCATTCCCCTGCCCTTCACGCCGGTGCCGGTCACCTTGCAGGTGCTGGGCGTGCTGCTCACGGCCATCGTGCTGCCCCCTCGGGCCGCGGGGTGGGCCATGGCCCTCTACCTTGCCCTGGGCGCCGCGGGCGTGCCCGTCTTCGCGGGCTCGAGCGGCGGCCCCGGGGTGCTGCTCGGCCCTACCGGCGGCTATCTCTGGGGCTTCCCGGTCGCCGCCGTGGCGGCGAGCGCGCTCTACCGGATGCCCTTCTGCCGGGCGCGGGTACGCGCGCCGGCCACCGCCGCGGCGGTGGCTGCAGGGGCAGCCGTGGCCATCATCTACCTGGCAGGGGCGTCACAGCTGGCACTGGTGCTGGGGTTGAACGCCCGTCGAGCGGTGGCCATGGGCGTGGTGCCGTTCATCGGCTGGGACCTGGCCAAGGCCGCCGCGGCCGCGCTGGTCGGACCGGCCGTGGAGAGGGCCCTCACTCGAGCACCCGCACGGGCTCCAGATCCTCGGGCGCCGGCTCGCCCCGCATGA
- a CDS encoding NAD(P)H-hydrate dehydratase, with protein sequence MKAISVASMQEVDRRAAAEYGVPSMVLMENAGAAVARVASEMLGGSPAGRRVVVVAGPGNNGGDGLVAARRLANRGARVRVLLAAEQAGDRPRLSPDALANYQIATRSGIEVVALASLGEDRAGELLASAQLIIDAVLGTGARGAPRGPAMAAIAAIERVSGAVPVLAVDIPSGVDADTGLVAGVAVRATRTVTFGLPKPGQLLFPGAALCGRIDVAEIGFPPALLEQAPPAFEILDARSVRSFLPARPSDAHKGTFGHLLVVAGSRGMAGAGVLASRAAAAAGAGLVTWGLPRSLQDGAFGAVPEALTAGLSEGEEGRLGPASAGEILALQQSRDALVIGPGLGTHPLTRQAVLSVVGNWQKPLVVDADALNALAAEGAERWLRPDAGAAANHPGRILTPHPGEMARLLGKTVGQIQEDRVTHALEAARRFGAVVVLKGARTVVAAPDGRLWLNPAASAALATGGSGDVLAGIAGSLLAQGVGAVEAALAAVYVHGLAGWMAAEGGSVGVTAAGIAARVGEAMRGLMRGEPAPEDLEPVRVLE encoded by the coding sequence GTGAAGGCCATCAGCGTGGCCTCGATGCAGGAGGTCGACCGCCGCGCCGCGGCGGAGTACGGCGTCCCCAGTATGGTCCTGATGGAAAACGCCGGAGCGGCGGTCGCCCGAGTCGCGTCCGAGATGCTGGGCGGCTCCCCGGCCGGGCGGCGGGTCGTGGTGGTGGCGGGGCCCGGCAACAACGGCGGCGACGGCCTCGTCGCCGCACGGCGGCTGGCCAACCGGGGAGCCCGAGTGCGGGTGTTGCTCGCGGCAGAGCAAGCGGGGGACCGGCCGCGGCTTTCCCCTGATGCCCTGGCCAACTACCAGATCGCGACGCGAAGCGGCATCGAGGTCGTCGCCCTTGCCTCCCTCGGGGAGGACCGTGCCGGCGAGCTCCTGGCGAGTGCGCAACTGATCATCGACGCCGTGCTGGGTACGGGTGCCCGGGGAGCGCCCCGAGGGCCGGCGATGGCCGCCATTGCCGCCATCGAGCGAGTCTCCGGAGCGGTGCCTGTCCTGGCGGTGGACATCCCCTCGGGGGTGGACGCCGATACCGGGCTGGTGGCGGGCGTGGCCGTCCGGGCTACCCGGACGGTGACCTTCGGGCTACCCAAGCCGGGCCAGCTCCTTTTCCCGGGGGCTGCGCTTTGTGGGCGCATCGACGTGGCGGAGATCGGGTTTCCTCCCGCTTTGCTCGAGCAGGCTCCGCCCGCCTTCGAGATCCTGGACGCCCGGAGCGTGCGGTCTTTCTTGCCTGCGCGCCCTTCGGACGCGCACAAGGGGACCTTCGGCCACCTGCTGGTGGTGGCAGGGTCCCGGGGGATGGCCGGAGCGGGCGTGCTGGCGAGCCGTGCGGCCGCGGCGGCCGGCGCGGGGCTGGTCACGTGGGGGCTGCCCCGGTCGCTGCAGGACGGCGCGTTTGGCGCCGTCCCCGAAGCGCTGACGGCCGGCCTGTCCGAGGGCGAAGAGGGGCGGCTGGGCCCGGCTTCGGCCGGAGAGATCCTGGCGCTGCAGCAATCCCGCGACGCCCTCGTCATCGGCCCCGGCCTGGGGACCCACCCGCTCACGCGCCAGGCGGTGCTCTCCGTCGTGGGCAACTGGCAGAAGCCTCTCGTCGTCGACGCCGACGCGCTCAACGCCCTGGCGGCCGAGGGAGCGGAACGATGGCTCCGGCCGGACGCCGGGGCCGCCGCCAACCATCCCGGCCGTATCCTGACGCCTCATCCGGGGGAGATGGCCAGGCTGCTGGGCAAGACGGTCGGGCAGATCCAGGAAGACCGCGTCACGCACGCTCTCGAGGCTGCCAGGCGCTTCGGGGCCGTGGTGGTGCTCAAGGGCGCCCGGACCGTGGTGGCGGCTCCCGACGGGCGCCTGTGGCTCAACCCGGCTGCGTCGGCAGCCCTTGCCACGGGGGGCTCCGGCGACGTGCTGGCGGGGATTGCCGGGAGCCTGCTGGCCCAGGGGGTGGGCGCGGTCGAGGCCGCCCTGGCTGCGGTGTACGTACACGGCCTGGCCGGGTGGATGGCAGCCGAGGGCGGCAGCGTGGGCGTCACGGCTGCCGGCATCGCGGCGCGCGTCGGGGAGGCGATGCGCGGCCTCATGCGGGGCGAGCCGGCGCCCGAGGATCTGGAGCCCGTGCGGGTGCTCGAGTGA
- the acpS gene encoding holo-ACP synthase gives MGCGPGPSAIVGVGVDVVEVDRIARALERHGERFLERLFSSEEIAYCLAKRHPAARAACLAARFAAKEAVMKVLGTGRRGVAFHEIAVTHRRGGRPAIELRGRAARVAEALGVDEVCVSVSHGRDVAVVVALGVRR, from the coding sequence ATGGGATGTGGGCCGGGCCCGAGCGCGATCGTGGGCGTGGGGGTCGACGTCGTCGAGGTCGACCGCATCGCAAGGGCGCTCGAGCGCCACGGGGAGCGGTTCCTGGAACGGCTCTTCTCGTCCGAGGAGATTGCCTACTGCCTGGCCAAGAGGCACCCGGCGGCCAGGGCCGCTTGCCTGGCGGCTCGCTTCGCCGCCAAGGAGGCGGTGATGAAGGTGCTCGGGACCGGCCGTCGCGGGGTTGCTTTCCATGAGATCGCGGTGACCCACCGGCGAGGGGGCCGGCCGGCCATCGAGCTCCGGGGCCGGGCGGCCCGGGTGGCCGAAGCGCTGGGCGTCGACGAGGTCTGCGTCTCGGTGAGCCACGGGCGCGATGTCGCCGTGGTCGTCGCGCTGGGGGTGCGACGGTGA
- the glmS gene encoding glutamine--fructose-6-phosphate transaminase (isomerizing), whose translation MCGIVGYVGNRPALPILLEGLRRLEYRGYDSAGVAVVNHRLQVVKSQGRVEQLERLVASQGLEGRSGIGHTRWATHGAPSDHNAHPHTDCSGRFAVVHNGILDNFAELRKELEARGHRFRSDTDTEVVAHLLEEAWRGDLAAALREVTRRLRGSWALACVCTDQPDTLALARQDSPLVIGVGDGQYVAGSDVTPVLATTRRVLYLDNGEVARIDLRGVTIWDARGEVVGRSPVEVAWDASAAEKGSFDHFMMKEIYEQPQAVRQTLAGRVDPAAGSVDLSGAGLSPDRLRSFERIQIVACGTAWHAGLVGRRLIEAWARLPVQVDVASEFRYGEPLVDGRTLTVAISQSGETADTLAAVREARRLGSPVLGIVNVEGSSLAREADWVLTTKAGPEVAVPSTKAYLTQVVALHLLALALSRVERPEEGRMLLQLPQRIEQTLAMEPRVRELARQLAGQSHLFYIGRGLDYAVAMEGALKLKEISYIHAEAYAAGELKHGTLALIEPGRTVVALATQEALRTKTVGNMVEVKARGGRVVAVTPDRPDARKEVEVAADALLALPDAPEGLLPVLAAVPLQMLAYFAAVERGCDVDRPRNLAKSVTVE comes from the coding sequence ATGTGTGGCATCGTGGGCTACGTCGGCAACCGTCCGGCGCTTCCCATCCTCCTGGAGGGACTGCGCCGGCTCGAGTACCGGGGCTATGACTCGGCAGGGGTGGCCGTGGTCAACCACCGCCTGCAGGTGGTCAAGTCGCAAGGACGCGTGGAGCAGCTGGAGCGGCTCGTGGCTTCCCAGGGGCTGGAGGGCCGCTCCGGCATCGGGCACACCCGCTGGGCCACGCACGGGGCGCCGAGCGACCACAACGCGCATCCGCACACGGATTGCTCGGGGCGCTTCGCGGTGGTGCACAACGGGATCCTCGACAACTTCGCCGAGCTGCGAAAGGAGCTCGAGGCCCGCGGCCACCGGTTCCGGTCCGACACGGACACCGAGGTCGTCGCCCACCTTCTCGAAGAGGCTTGGCGGGGCGACCTGGCCGCGGCCTTGCGGGAAGTGACCCGCAGGCTGCGCGGTTCGTGGGCGCTGGCCTGCGTCTGTACGGACCAGCCCGATACCCTGGCGCTCGCGCGCCAGGATAGCCCGCTCGTCATCGGGGTGGGGGACGGGCAGTACGTGGCCGGATCCGACGTCACCCCGGTGCTGGCCACCACGCGGCGGGTCCTCTACCTCGACAACGGGGAGGTCGCGCGGATCGACCTCCGGGGGGTCACCATCTGGGACGCCCGGGGCGAGGTAGTGGGCCGCTCGCCCGTGGAGGTGGCGTGGGATGCGTCGGCGGCCGAAAAGGGCTCCTTCGACCACTTCATGATGAAGGAGATTTACGAGCAGCCGCAGGCGGTCCGCCAGACGCTGGCCGGCCGGGTCGATCCGGCGGCCGGCAGCGTCGACCTCTCCGGCGCCGGGCTGTCGCCCGATCGCCTGAGGAGCTTCGAGCGCATCCAGATCGTGGCCTGCGGCACCGCCTGGCACGCGGGACTGGTGGGCCGGCGGCTCATCGAGGCGTGGGCGCGCCTTCCCGTCCAGGTCGACGTGGCGTCGGAGTTTCGCTACGGGGAGCCGCTGGTCGACGGCCGGACCCTGACGGTGGCCATCAGCCAGTCCGGGGAGACGGCCGACACCCTGGCGGCCGTGCGGGAGGCTCGCCGGCTGGGTTCGCCGGTGCTGGGCATCGTCAACGTGGAGGGGAGTTCGCTTGCCCGAGAGGCCGACTGGGTGCTCACCACGAAGGCGGGCCCGGAGGTGGCCGTCCCCTCGACCAAGGCGTACCTCACGCAGGTCGTGGCGCTGCACCTGCTGGCCCTGGCCCTCTCCCGCGTCGAGAGGCCGGAGGAGGGGCGCATGCTGCTGCAGCTCCCCCAGCGGATCGAGCAGACCCTGGCGATGGAGCCGCGAGTCCGGGAGCTGGCGCGCCAGCTGGCCGGCCAGTCCCACCTGTTTTACATCGGGCGGGGGCTCGACTACGCGGTGGCGATGGAAGGGGCCTTGAAGCTCAAGGAGATCTCCTATATCCACGCGGAGGCGTACGCGGCAGGCGAACTCAAGCACGGCACCCTGGCCCTCATCGAGCCGGGGCGCACTGTCGTGGCGCTCGCCACCCAAGAGGCGCTGCGGACCAAGACCGTGGGCAACATGGTGGAAGTGAAGGCCCGGGGCGGCAGGGTCGTCGCCGTCACGCCGGATCGGCCCGACGCCCGTAAAGAGGTGGAGGTCGCCGCCGACGCGCTCCTGGCCCTTCCCGATGCGCCGGAGGGGCTGCTCCCGGTCCTGGCCGCGGTGCCGCTACAGATGCTCGCGTACTTTGCCGCCGTGGAGCGGGGATGCGACGTGGACCGGCCGCGCAACCTGGCGAAGAGCGTCACGGTGGAGTAA